The genomic interval TTAGCTCTACTCCATCATCAGGTGCCATCAAATCTGGAGTAATAGGATCATATATATGAAATCCTAATTCCTTCTTATCCTTTTCCGCAATAAGAATCGTTGAATCATTATCCTCTACTGAACTTTTATACCCAACGTTTATTTTCATTACAAGTTCAGGTATTACAGGTAAAAAAGTAGGTGCTGAATTTAGAGATGAGAAGATTATGCTGGACATATTACCCATTCTTTCACTATCATTTTTGTTAGCAAATCTAATCTCTGCATCAGATAAATTTTCAAAAGGCTTGTAATCCTCCATATTCATTATCCCATATACATGATCAATAGAAAAGCTTAATCGTAGGAAGGCTTCATAGTACACCTGATTTCCAAGAGGTATAAATGTATGATGGCTGAAGCAGCCTTGTTCAAGCCATACAACAGAAACCTTTGCATAAAGCTCCCTTATAAGCTCAGAGGATTGATCCATTCTGATTGCTATTCCCTCATAGGGCACCCATACATGTCTACCTCTACCCCTTAAATTGTCAATTTTTATATCACCAATTATATAACCTACTAGTTCATCATTAGCAAAAGCTCCTATTCCAATCACTTTGCTATTAACAATCAAATTTTCAAGTAAATTAGTGATATATTTTGCATTAAGACAACTGTTCTTCAGGGATGGAAACCCCTTACTTTCAAGGTTTTGCCTGCATATTAACAACTCAGACATTGCAGGTATATCCTCAATAGTAATTGTTCTGAATTCACATTTGTTCATTCCTGTACCTCCTCGATAAATTTATATTACATGTTCTATCATAGAAAATATTATTAAATATTCAAAATAATTTTGCTAGTTGTTATGGTGTAAGATATTCATCAGCACTAAATGTAGTAAGTTTAAGCAATATTCCATCATGCTTTTCCTCCCTCTTTTATTAACCGCTTATATCTTAATCATTTTTTCTTGAAATAACAAAGTTTTATATCTCTAACATCAATTTACCCATTATGCTCCAATCATATATGCCCGTTACTTGAACTGCTTTCTTTCCATTATGAGTTTTAAAAGATAGCTTAATAGGAAATGACATCAATAGAAATTCATGATTACCTAATGGTATTAGTTTTATATTTTTAAAGAAAAAAACCTCACAGTATATATTCTCTTTGGATTCATCTAATTTAATTTTTAGCTCATGCTGCCTATCATCAATTGTAACAGAATATCTTCCACAATATTGTTGCAGAAATTCAGGTACTATCACCTTTTCATAATTATACTCTAACCCCAAATATTCCATTAAATCCTTCATATATTTTTCCCATAATTCATTTGAGGTGTTTATCTTAATTTTATTACCTTGGTAACGCCTGAACATAGTATCGGCAATTTCTTGGTAATTTTCCCACATATTATAAACACTATCATCGCCTTTATATTCATGCTCATTAAAATAGCCTTCTCCTTCTGCATTGAGAATAATATTTTTCCATCTTTCTCCACGAACTTCAAATGCCGTTCTAAAGGAATCTCTTAATTCTGAACGATATAAAAATACTATAGTTGGATTAAGTTTTGAGATTATTTCCATAACTGTATCATAAAACTTAGTTATTTTTTCTATTGAATAATTACAGTTAAAGAAATAACGTATTATATTCTGATATAGACATCCTTCCATTATAAATACATCATCAGATTTCTCTATGTCGTCAGCTAATTTTCCCCATAAACTGTACATATATGAAACATTTTTATCCATATCTTCTTCAGAATCTATACTTGCAATACTAAACTCTTTGTCTCGTATAGGATGAGCTTTAATTTCTTCATGTAACCATCGATGTTTAATCCCATTTTGTTCATATTGATATGCTAACTTCTGTGAAGTAGTAGATTTACCAGCTCCACTTATCCCTGTGACAATAATTAATTTAGAATCTTTCATATCTTCTCCCCCATTAGATTTTTGGTAGTGTAAAAGTTTTTCTTAAAACCAATACAAAACCTTATATATATTTTGTTTTTATTCTATAATGAGAATCCCCCCCTGTATTTTGGAGGAGCTCGTTATATTTTTTTATCATATAAATACAAAAAGATAGATACCCCTGATATAATTAAGTCACCACAACCAACCATACAGGGGGTATCTATCATGGTTAAAATTATATCAGTTCTTTCAGTATTTTTAAAGTATTTAAACAAACTACTTTATAAATTTATTCTTTTTCTAGATTCGCACATTATTTCTACACATAGTTCTAAGTCATCTGGCACTTATTATGAACCTTTTAGGAAGTTCACTGTTGATGGTGAACCTATTATTCAGAAGGTTGAAAAGCTAGATTATCAAGAATTGTTTAATGTGTATTTTTTAAAGTACAATAAGCAATTAAAACCTGTTTCTAGAAGAAATCCATCAAAACTTGATTTCAAAGGAAATTGCCCTATTTGTGGTGCTCCTCATGATTACATATATGAAAATAATATTAAATCAAAACAGTTACTTTGTAAGGTATGTAGTCATACATTTACCTTGAATAATGATTTTCTTGAAAAGATTATTTTAAAATGTCCTCATTGTTCAAAGAACCTTGAAAGAATTAAAGACCGTAATAGTTATATTATTTATAAATGTAGACATAAGAATTGTTCCTTCTATTTAGATAAATTAAAGAAATTAACACCAGATCAATTAAAACAATTCAAAAAGAAACCAGGTAAATTTAAACTTCATTATATTTATCGTGCTTTCGATATTTACTTTGATTCCCTAGA from Mycoplasmatota bacterium carries:
- a CDS encoding DDE-type integrase/transposase/recombinase, whose amino-acid sequence is MVKIISVLSVFLKYLNKLLYKFILFLDSHIISTHSSKSSGTYYEPFRKFTVDGEPIIQKVEKLDYQELFNVYFLKYNKQLKPVSRRNPSKLDFKGNCPICGAPHDYIYENNIKSKQLLCKVCSHTFTLNNDFLEKIILKCPHCSKNLERIKDRNSYIIYKCRHKNCSFYLDKLKKLTPDQLKQFKKKPGKFKLHYIYRAFDIYFDSLERDSISNLNMKVDLANIRHSKHTLGLILTYYVNYGLSSRKTAAIMYDIHQVKISHQTVMNYAKSVSTMIRPLLENYPYDLSSDLCGDETYVRVKGKKHYIFFSDKIKKIITSYQVFSKRDTFSAVVSLYQTFKKYTELPKNLKVVVDGNPIYNAAWSYLFSQTPPSCPNMLHI
- a CDS encoding GNAT family N-acetyltransferase, with the translated sequence MNKCEFRTITIEDIPAMSELLICRQNLESKGFPSLKNSCLNAKYITNLLENLIVNSKVIGIGAFANDELVGYIIGDIKIDNLRGRGRHVWVPYEGIAIRMDQSSELIRELYAKVSVVWLEQGCFSHHTFIPLGNQVYYEAFLRLSFSIDHVYGIMNMEDYKPFENLSDAEIRFANKNDSERMGNMSSIIFSSLNSAPTFLPVIPELVMKINVGYKSSVEDNDSTILIAEKDKKELGFHIYDPITPDLMAPDDGVELNIAGTYYSQSGRGVGKKLMNEGYRIMKEKGYNSIIADWKISNLSASTFWPKCGFKPIAYRMVRSIDNNIAWANFSNPSIKLL